In the Fibrobacter sp. UWEL genome, one interval contains:
- a CDS encoding MotA/TolQ/ExbB proton channel family protein, whose protein sequence is MNNSVPLLQMITQSDIATIVVLSILAIMSLGCWGIIIVKYVVNKKNQRANVVFFRKFSNVQQFVELQSLCESADESALRRLTDEVLKEASKFSNFVSYDSIQHRASLLEDTIQRSIEGLRLSEDRYLSFLATSSNLAPFFGLLGTVWGIMVAFFQIGQHGSADLSVVAPGIAMALITTVAGLVVAIPASAGYNYFTSHNGQNEISYYNFGSQVLSLFKRGDLLALEEVAG, encoded by the coding sequence TTGAACAACTCTGTTCCTCTGCTTCAAATGATTACCCAGTCGGATATCGCAACGATTGTGGTTCTCTCCATTTTAGCGATCATGTCTCTGGGTTGCTGGGGCATCATTATCGTGAAGTACGTGGTGAACAAGAAAAACCAGCGCGCAAATGTGGTGTTTTTCCGCAAGTTCAGCAATGTGCAGCAGTTCGTGGAACTTCAGAGTCTGTGCGAATCCGCCGACGAAAGCGCCCTGCGCCGCCTGACGGACGAAGTGCTTAAAGAAGCCTCCAAGTTCAGTAACTTTGTGAGTTACGATTCCATCCAGCACCGCGCGTCCCTGCTGGAAGATACCATCCAGCGTTCCATCGAAGGCCTGCGCCTTTCCGAAGACCGCTACTTGAGCTTCCTTGCCACCAGCTCCAACCTGGCCCCCTTCTTCGGTCTGTTGGGTACGGTGTGGGGCATCATGGTTGCCTTCTTCCAGATCGGTCAGCATGGTTCTGCAGACCTTTCCGTGGTGGCTCCGGGTATCGCTATGGCTTTGATCACCACCGTCGCAGGTCTGGTGGTTGCAATTCCCGCCTCTGCCGGTTACAACTACTTTACCTCCCATAACGGTCAGAACGAAATTTCCTACTACAACTTTGGTTCCCAGGTGCTGAGCTTGTTCAAGCGCGGCGACTTGCTCGCTCTTGAAGAAGTGGCTGGCTAG
- a CDS encoding biopolymer transporter ExbD — MKRSRGKELKQEMNLTNMIDIVFSILIVFIISAPLMSQGVKVDLPKAEAPTMEQEKLLKVSITKNDEIYIADMMVDFDSFNNVFKSLWNGEMAVVINSDEDVKYGLVMKVVTQVQKLGVTKLGFLTMNPKEKPGKKR; from the coding sequence GTGAAGCGTAGCCGCGGAAAAGAACTGAAGCAGGAGATGAACCTGACGAACATGATCGATATCGTGTTCTCCATCTTGATTGTGTTCATCATTTCTGCGCCTCTCATGAGTCAAGGTGTGAAGGTTGACCTCCCCAAGGCCGAAGCACCTACCATGGAGCAGGAAAAACTTTTGAAGGTGTCCATCACCAAGAACGACGAGATCTACATCGCTGACATGATGGTGGATTTCGACAGTTTCAACAACGTTTTTAAATCCCTGTGGAACGGCGAAATGGCCGTGGTCATCAACTCCGACGAGGACGTGAAGTACGGCCTGGTGATGAAGGTGGTGACCCAGGTGCAAAAGCTGGGCGTTACAAAGCTTGGGTTCCTTACCATGAACCCCAAGGAAAAGCCCGGTAAAAAGAGATAG
- a CDS encoding FecR family protein has product MIRKHLIFLISLSLAFVACKESAQETVKTSMTPANAAKSAAAFEAKVRSSLGTAELRKALDEKWKNLRVGQMVRDNDRVRTAAESEVVLNNFDGTVFLISEKSDVEFNAAFRDSVRGEVNVFIRNGNIQFDVQKQKKRQYNFGTGTATASIRGTAGFVGSLDGQLVASLKEGLVDVKDIKGETSAIKENETILVTKSGESMTIKLESSGSPALFAALDSMAKAGGLKNLADLKKSLQAFDAAYVAEKNKFGENLKFEPVSLPSKVFRPSVTLKAKLTPGVYVTVMGVTDKVPESGIYERTFTWDENATGPKRFLAVCSDGSVEVKCNTWNTEYVKSGAEQAPEVTPAEKAVEPVSKAKTAPAKHAAKAAREHKNKLGLVVSLPPSEGGEILETDSLGRDTLEMIKVPSGQVLVDANLKIVLSGIDSAGVAEIDTIFILRMGHADEIITDISGTSYSRKVTFLKNEIAKYEVAAKLKDGSYVCAFKTYIVD; this is encoded by the coding sequence ATGATTAGAAAGCACCTCATTTTTTTGATTAGCCTTTCCCTTGCATTTGTCGCCTGCAAGGAATCCGCTCAGGAAACCGTCAAGACAAGTATGACCCCCGCCAATGCCGCAAAAAGTGCCGCAGCATTTGAGGCGAAGGTCCGTAGCTCCTTGGGTACTGCCGAGTTGCGCAAGGCTCTGGACGAAAAATGGAAGAATCTTCGTGTGGGGCAGATGGTTCGCGATAACGACCGCGTTCGTACTGCCGCAGAATCGGAAGTGGTCCTCAATAACTTTGACGGTACCGTCTTCCTCATTTCCGAAAAATCCGACGTAGAATTTAATGCCGCCTTCCGTGACTCTGTCCGAGGCGAAGTGAATGTGTTTATCCGTAACGGTAACATCCAGTTCGATGTCCAGAAGCAGAAAAAGAGGCAGTACAACTTCGGTACGGGTACAGCAACTGCATCGATCCGCGGTACGGCAGGGTTTGTGGGTAGCCTGGACGGCCAGCTGGTGGCTTCTCTCAAGGAAGGCCTGGTGGACGTGAAGGATATTAAGGGCGAAACCTCCGCTATTAAGGAAAACGAAACCATCCTGGTGACCAAGTCTGGTGAATCCATGACCATCAAGCTGGAATCCTCTGGTTCTCCCGCCTTGTTTGCAGCCCTGGACAGCATGGCCAAGGCAGGTGGCTTAAAGAACCTTGCCGATCTGAAGAAATCCCTGCAGGCTTTCGACGCCGCCTATGTGGCAGAAAAGAACAAGTTTGGCGAAAACCTAAAGTTCGAGCCGGTTTCTCTTCCCTCTAAGGTTTTCAGACCTTCTGTCACCCTGAAGGCTAAGCTCACTCCGGGCGTCTATGTGACTGTCATGGGTGTAACGGACAAGGTTCCCGAGTCCGGCATTTATGAACGTACCTTTACCTGGGATGAAAACGCAACTGGTCCGAAGCGTTTCCTTGCAGTCTGTAGCGATGGTTCTGTGGAAGTCAAGTGCAACACCTGGAATACGGAGTACGTCAAGAGCGGTGCTGAACAGGCTCCCGAAGTCACTCCTGCAGAAAAGGCCGTAGAACCTGTTTCCAAGGCAAAGACTGCACCTGCAAAGCATGCCGCAAAGGCTGCTCGCGAACATAAGAATAAGCTTGGTCTTGTGGTCAGCCTGCCGCCTTCCGAAGGGGGTGAAATTCTGGAAACGGACTCCCTGGGTCGTGACACTCTGGAAATGATCAAGGTTCCCAGCGGTCAGGTGCTGGTGGATGCCAACCTGAAGATTGTTCTGTCAGGAATTGACAGCGCAGGCGTTGCCGAAATCGATACCATCTTCATTCTCCGTATGGGGCATGCCGATGAGATCATTACCGACATTTCTGGAACCTCCTACAGCCGTAAGGTCACCTTCCTGAAGAATGAAATCGCCAAGTACGAAGTGGCCGCCAAGTTGAAGGACGGATCTTACGTCTGTGCTTTCAAGACCTACATCGTGGACTAG
- a CDS encoding tol-pal system YbgF family protein, which yields MKRLARGIVSLAVLTFALTGCSQITMLRTQEIQDVGTNVQKSVGKKMNSAVAKLTAQNDSLRAALDSANYRLDSMMTAATFAQKRMQAEITMLSRRVADESERNDSRQEEIIYRLDMLLGKSDKILAKKVVVSGAPAPISLDSLEREAEKLVEAEAMFNTARSDYHRGEFKLAFTGFKQVYETMKTGELAENSLYWMALCLIDVNQIDKAKKVFNNMTETFPEGQKTCPALFKMSLLYSEECDTEKQKAYLQKILSSKHCEKSAEFEQAAEILQEILEKEEKAAAGEPVEACVPKERVALPAAPQAAKQNAPQAASETPVDPAAAAAMPAAETSVAP from the coding sequence ATGAAACGTTTGGCTCGTGGTATTGTAAGCCTTGCCGTTTTGACATTTGCTTTGACGGGTTGTAGCCAGATCACCATGCTGCGCACCCAGGAGATTCAGGATGTTGGTACTAACGTCCAGAAATCTGTGGGCAAGAAAATGAATTCTGCTGTGGCTAAGCTCACTGCTCAGAATGATTCCTTGCGCGCCGCCCTGGATTCTGCAAACTACCGTCTGGATTCCATGATGACTGCCGCTACCTTCGCACAGAAGCGCATGCAGGCCGAAATCACCATGCTCTCCCGCCGTGTGGCAGACGAATCTGAACGCAACGATTCTAGACAGGAAGAAATTATCTACCGTCTGGATATGCTGTTGGGTAAGTCTGACAAGATCCTGGCAAAGAAGGTTGTGGTCAGCGGCGCTCCCGCTCCCATTTCCTTGGATAGCCTGGAACGTGAAGCCGAAAAGCTGGTGGAAGCAGAAGCCATGTTCAATACCGCCCGCAGTGACTATCACCGCGGTGAGTTCAAGCTGGCCTTTACCGGATTCAAGCAGGTTTATGAAACCATGAAGACTGGGGAACTGGCAGAGAATTCTCTCTACTGGATGGCCCTGTGCCTCATTGACGTAAACCAGATTGACAAGGCAAAGAAAGTCTTTAACAACATGACCGAAACCTTCCCGGAAGGTCAGAAGACTTGCCCGGCTCTGTTCAAGATGTCCTTGCTCTACTCCGAGGAATGTGACACCGAAAAGCAGAAGGCTTACCTCCAGAAGATTCTTTCCAGCAAGCATTGCGAAAAGTCCGCTGAATTCGAACAGGCCGCAGAAATTCTCCAGGAAATTCTGGAGAAGGAAGAAAAGGCCGCCGCTGGTGAACCCGTAGAAGCTTGCGTCCCTAAGGAACGTGTTGCATTGCCTGCTGCACCTCAGGCTGCAAAACAGAACGCTCCCCAGGCCGCTAGCGAAACTCCGGTGGACCCCGCTGCCGCCGCCGCAATGCCCGCTGCAGAAACCTCTGTAGCTCCGTAA
- a CDS encoding translocation protein TolB, with protein MTERKQVMVRQKVGKIFRISSLALSIVFWLLLLLLPSVSSAAIDTIAVDVGISVFKTMPIGVVPFSEAKGNIEWVEEKPHQIVTRDAELSGRFEVISSDKFNLALFSKKRAKHYITGRVAPQPGGKLKLECFLYVAQTKDLLLGETYTVSQQDLRRAMHQFFDEVIMRLWAEPGVASTKLAYVSKIDGIKQVVVSDYDGFHRTQVTRDTVISMMPVWMKDNKGLIYVNFKTHRPKLYSKMFGGSEKMLFPQLDQTYSPAVNPKTGELLFSSTVDGKTDLFIGNPANGKARKFAYLKSNQTSPAWSPYASEVLFTSDRGGGPQIFVMGSDGSDLRRVTFMGRYNERASWSPKGDRIAYTSMDEGKMNIYTCALDGSDIVQLTSNAGNNEHPTWSPDGNLIAFSSNRSGSYQIYIMRMDGSNVTRITNSGENTAPTWSFYYENPNKQEGAK; from the coding sequence ATGACTGAGCGTAAACAAGTAATGGTCCGTCAAAAGGTGGGAAAGATTTTCCGCATTTCTTCCCTGGCGCTGTCCATCGTATTCTGGCTTTTGCTCTTGTTGCTCCCCTCCGTAAGTTCCGCAGCTATCGATACCATCGCTGTGGACGTGGGTATTTCTGTCTTCAAGACGATGCCCATTGGTGTGGTACCTTTCTCTGAAGCCAAGGGCAATATCGAATGGGTGGAAGAAAAACCTCATCAGATTGTGACCCGCGACGCAGAACTTTCTGGCCGTTTCGAGGTGATTTCCTCCGACAAGTTCAACCTGGCCTTGTTCAGCAAGAAGCGAGCAAAGCATTACATTACGGGCCGTGTGGCGCCTCAGCCGGGTGGCAAGCTGAAGCTGGAATGCTTCCTCTATGTGGCTCAGACGAAGGACCTTCTCCTTGGTGAAACCTACACGGTGTCCCAGCAGGATTTGCGCCGCGCCATGCACCAGTTCTTTGACGAGGTGATCATGCGTTTGTGGGCAGAACCGGGTGTGGCATCCACCAAACTGGCTTATGTATCCAAGATCGATGGCATCAAACAGGTGGTGGTTTCCGACTATGACGGCTTCCATCGCACCCAGGTGACCCGCGATACGGTTATTAGCATGATGCCTGTGTGGATGAAAGATAACAAGGGCCTAATTTATGTGAACTTCAAGACCCATCGCCCCAAGCTTTACTCCAAGATGTTCGGCGGTTCTGAAAAGATGTTGTTCCCCCAGCTGGATCAGACTTACAGTCCGGCTGTGAACCCGAAGACTGGCGAACTGCTGTTCTCCAGTACGGTGGACGGAAAGACGGACTTGTTTATCGGTAACCCCGCTAATGGAAAAGCACGTAAGTTTGCTTACCTGAAGTCCAACCAGACGAGCCCCGCCTGGAGCCCCTACGCTTCCGAAGTGCTGTTTACCAGCGACCGTGGCGGTGGCCCGCAGATCTTTGTGATGGGAAGCGATGGCAGCGACCTGCGCCGCGTTACCTTCATGGGGCGTTATAACGAACGTGCCAGCTGGTCTCCCAAGGGTGACCGCATTGCCTATACCTCCATGGACGAAGGCAAGATGAATATTTATACCTGCGCTCTGGATGGCTCTGACATTGTCCAGCTGACCAGTAATGCAGGGAACAACGAACATCCGACGTGGTCTCCCGATGGAAACCTGATCGCATTCTCCAGCAACCGTAGCGGTAGCTATCAGATTTATATCATGAGAATGGACGGTTCCAACGTGACCCGCATTACCAACTCCGGGGAAAACACTGCCCCCACATGGTCTTTTTATTACGAAAATCCTAACAAACAGGAAGGTGCAAAATGA
- a CDS encoding ribonuclease HII — MKFKVPEFLEGIESPVDGEVAMRNHAPAAIVVGIDEVGRGPLAGPVVACAAVLKSPDALLTLNDSKKLTRPKRETMYQAVKDACVCYAIASASVQEIDEINILEADFLAMRRALQALGLPGIKETAPQIPIEVKGSFADAALLTSPAADPQQPAVLIAVDGNLKIRGIPQEIQLPVVKGDGRVASISAASILAKVFRDRYMDDLEKKYPGYGFDKHAGYGTKAHLEAIKKQGYTPEHRMSFHPKSLQLELEF; from the coding sequence ATGAAGTTTAAGGTTCCAGAGTTTTTAGAGGGGATTGAATCGCCTGTTGATGGTGAGGTTGCCATGCGCAACCACGCACCGGCGGCGATCGTCGTGGGAATCGACGAAGTGGGCCGTGGCCCACTGGCAGGCCCCGTGGTGGCCTGCGCCGCCGTCCTGAAGTCACCCGATGCCCTCTTGACTCTGAACGATTCCAAGAAGCTGACCCGCCCAAAGCGTGAGACTATGTACCAGGCGGTGAAAGACGCCTGCGTATGTTACGCCATCGCCAGTGCCAGCGTTCAAGAAATTGACGAAATAAACATTCTGGAAGCGGACTTCCTCGCGATGCGCCGTGCCCTGCAGGCCCTAGGCCTGCCTGGAATTAAAGAAACTGCGCCCCAGATTCCTATTGAGGTAAAAGGCAGTTTCGCCGATGCCGCCCTCCTGACGAGTCCCGCCGCCGACCCGCAGCAGCCCGCGGTCTTGATCGCTGTGGACGGAAATCTCAAGATTCGCGGGATCCCTCAGGAAATCCAACTTCCCGTAGTGAAGGGGGATGGTCGCGTCGCCAGCATTTCGGCCGCCTCCATCCTGGCGAAAGTTTTCCGAGACCGCTATATGGACGACCTGGAAAAGAAGTATCCCGGCTATGGCTTTGACAAGCACGCGGGGTATGGTACCAAGGCCCATCTGGAAGCGATTAAAAAACAGGGGTATACTCCCGAGCATCGCATGAGTTTCCATCCCAAGTCCCTCCAACTTGAACTGGAATTCTAG
- a CDS encoding OmpA family protein: MNKVKLALIAGAACIALVGCSKRQPVQTEPAAAPAPAAQTEAPAPAAEAAPVNQDSLAAEQARLEAERIAAEKARLEAERARLEQLINQIMSEDVYFDFDRSELTEKAKELLAQVAELLLKETRFTITIEGHTDARGTEDYNFTLGAKRAMKVKEFLAAYGIDGKRMESVSYGKEAPKAEGQTEEAYSQNRRANFRVNIKD, translated from the coding sequence ATGAATAAAGTAAAACTCGCTCTCATCGCCGGCGCTGCATGCATTGCTCTGGTCGGTTGCTCCAAACGTCAGCCCGTGCAGACTGAACCTGCCGCAGCTCCCGCTCCCGCCGCACAGACTGAAGCTCCGGCTCCCGCAGCTGAAGCAGCTCCCGTCAACCAGGACTCCCTGGCTGCAGAACAGGCTCGCCTGGAAGCTGAACGCATCGCTGCTGAAAAGGCTCGCTTGGAAGCAGAACGCGCTCGCCTGGAACAGCTGATCAACCAGATCATGAGCGAAGATGTTTACTTCGACTTTGACCGTTCTGAACTGACCGAAAAGGCTAAGGAATTGCTGGCTCAGGTTGCAGAACTTCTCCTGAAGGAAACTCGCTTTACTATCACTATCGAAGGCCATACCGATGCTCGCGGTACCGAAGACTATAACTTCACTCTGGGTGCAAAGCGCGCTATGAAGGTGAAGGAATTCCTGGCTGCTTACGGCATTGACGGCAAGCGTATGGAATCCGTGAGCTACGGTAAGGAAGCTCCCAAGGCAGAAGGCCAGACTGAAGAAGCCTATTCTCAGAACCGCCGTGCTAACTTCCGCGTGAATATCAAGGACTAA
- a CDS encoding TonB C-terminal domain-containing protein — MSDKNQHIEYFSDHDNGMVAKIVICAVIFHVAIAGACFALHFVDFKEEPEPIPVFEMVQVQPQVKKPQAPRVKPPEPPKQEPPPEQPPEVKPRPEPKPKVDQELPPDIKPEEEPKPEPEPEEVKEEPAPEPTPEPEPVDDFEVDDLDLPATMEASSLNPVGSVDMDPLMQVYLERLKQIIMGNFNPPANLNVPKSIKTTVQFTVDRFGTISAVLLKKSSGNKTWDHLSVRAVNISKVPELPPNFRAPSLILHFNFTPN, encoded by the coding sequence TTGAGCGACAAGAATCAACATATCGAGTACTTCTCGGACCACGACAATGGGATGGTTGCGAAGATTGTTATCTGCGCAGTGATTTTCCATGTGGCTATTGCTGGTGCTTGCTTTGCCCTGCATTTTGTGGACTTCAAGGAAGAGCCGGAACCCATTCCCGTATTCGAGATGGTGCAGGTACAGCCTCAGGTGAAGAAACCTCAGGCTCCTCGCGTGAAGCCTCCTGAACCTCCCAAGCAGGAACCGCCTCCAGAACAGCCGCCCGAGGTTAAGCCCCGTCCGGAACCCAAGCCCAAGGTGGATCAGGAACTGCCTCCGGATATCAAGCCCGAGGAAGAGCCGAAGCCAGAGCCGGAACCGGAAGAAGTGAAGGAAGAACCTGCACCGGAACCCACTCCCGAGCCGGAACCTGTGGATGACTTTGAAGTAGACGATCTGGATCTTCCTGCGACCATGGAAGCTTCCAGCTTGAATCCTGTGGGATCTGTGGATATGGACCCGCTGATGCAAGTTTATCTGGAACGTTTAAAACAAATTATTATGGGCAACTTTAATCCGCCGGCAAATCTGAACGTTCCGAAGTCTATCAAGACTACGGTTCAGTTTACGGTGGACCGCTTTGGTACAATTTCTGCAGTGTTGTTGAAAAAGTCTTCTGGCAACAAGACCTGGGATCACCTGTCCGTTCGCGCGGTGAATATTTCCAAGGTGCCGGAACTGCCGCCTAACTTTAGAGCTCCCTCTCTAATCTTGCATTTCAACTTCACGCCGAACTAG